The following coding sequences lie in one Mycobacterium sp. DL440 genomic window:
- a CDS encoding serine hydrolase produces MRVLRIAAVVLALSLATVAPQAIADCAATGCDLRSRIAAADSYLASRPGTVGYVLRDRVAGTRFANPGANQMIWTASTIKLAMVVDLLTRERAGALRMSGNDRQLMVNMLRNSDNDAADSLWTRYGGADHKAFNAGFPRYGMTDLRPQPGFGDMFPYWGFQKSTTNDLDRLMNYTLTQLNPPDAAAVVAEMQRVGGEQQWGVWGAGPSMSPGNKNGWSQEQGGWVVNSVGFAGPNQRYTLAIMNGLNGQGGYDDGVATTTRLSQILLGPNG; encoded by the coding sequence ATGCGGGTACTGCGGATCGCTGCCGTCGTCCTGGCGCTCAGTCTGGCAACGGTTGCACCGCAGGCCATTGCGGACTGTGCAGCCACGGGATGTGACCTGCGCTCGCGGATCGCGGCGGCGGATTCCTACCTGGCATCGCGGCCCGGCACCGTCGGCTATGTGCTGCGCGATCGCGTCGCGGGCACGCGCTTCGCCAACCCCGGCGCGAACCAGATGATCTGGACCGCCTCCACCATCAAGCTGGCCATGGTGGTCGACCTGCTGACTCGGGAACGCGCCGGTGCATTGCGGATGTCGGGCAATGACCGGCAGCTCATGGTGAACATGCTGCGGAACTCAGACAACGACGCGGCCGACTCGTTGTGGACCCGGTACGGCGGGGCCGACCACAAGGCATTCAACGCCGGTTTCCCCCGCTACGGCATGACCGACCTGCGGCCGCAACCGGGATTCGGTGACATGTTCCCGTACTGGGGTTTTCAGAAATCGACCACCAATGATCTCGACCGGTTGATGAACTACACGCTGACCCAACTGAATCCGCCCGATGCGGCCGCGGTGGTGGCCGAGATGCAACGGGTCGGCGGGGAGCAACAGTGGGGTGTGTGGGGTGCGGGGCCGTCGATGAGCCCCGGCAACAAGAACGGGTGGTCGCAGGAGCAGGGCGGCTGGGTCGTCAACTCGGTCGGCTTCGCTGGACCCAACCAGCGCTACACGCTGGCGATCATGAACGGGCTCAACGGGCAGGGCGGCTACGACGACGGCGTCGCGACCACCACCCGGCTCAGTCAGATCCTGCTCGGCCCCAACGGTTGA
- the efeB gene encoding iron uptake transporter deferrochelatase/peroxidase subunit, whose product MSSPTSDSPESTPDAEQSAGFSRRKLFGAAGVTAAVVGAAGAGALAGRASAASVPHGALQGPVPFRGDRQAGIITEAQDRMHFCSFDVTTDNRDDVIALLKQWTKMAERMTRGEETEDGGAVDGNPYAPPSDTGEALGLPASQLTLTIGFGPSFFRKDGKDRFGIADKQPAELKDLPKFPNETMDPARSGGDICVQACANDPQVAVHAIRNLARVGFGTVAVRYSQLGFGRTSSTTRGQATPRNLFGFKDGTNNLKSDQTDLLDKNVWVAEGDGPAWFTGGTYLITRRIRMRIENWDRTTLLEQERVIGRQKGSGAPNGLQQEFDELDFEITDGRGDPKIDKDAHVRLASAEHLGGIEILRRGYNFTDGSDGFGHLDAGLFFIAFVRSPEKQFIPMQRELARKDALNEYITHTGTAIFACPPGLSEGDNSGYWGSTLFV is encoded by the coding sequence GTGTCATCGCCCACCAGTGATTCTCCGGAATCCACCCCGGATGCCGAGCAGTCCGCCGGATTCTCCCGGCGCAAGCTGTTCGGCGCCGCCGGGGTCACCGCTGCGGTAGTCGGTGCGGCCGGCGCGGGTGCGCTGGCCGGTCGCGCCTCTGCGGCCAGCGTCCCGCACGGTGCCCTGCAGGGGCCGGTCCCGTTTCGGGGTGACCGGCAGGCCGGCATCATCACCGAGGCCCAGGACCGGATGCATTTCTGCTCCTTCGACGTGACCACCGACAACCGCGACGACGTCATCGCACTGCTCAAGCAGTGGACAAAGATGGCCGAGCGGATGACGCGCGGCGAGGAGACCGAAGACGGTGGCGCCGTGGACGGCAATCCGTATGCGCCGCCGTCGGATACCGGTGAGGCACTGGGCCTGCCGGCCTCACAGCTCACCCTGACGATCGGGTTCGGGCCGTCGTTCTTCCGCAAGGATGGCAAGGACCGCTTCGGCATCGCCGACAAGCAGCCGGCCGAGCTCAAGGACCTGCCGAAGTTCCCCAACGAGACCATGGACCCGGCCCGTAGCGGTGGCGACATCTGCGTGCAGGCGTGCGCCAACGATCCGCAGGTCGCGGTGCACGCGATCCGCAACCTGGCCCGCGTCGGGTTCGGCACGGTCGCGGTGCGGTACTCACAGCTGGGGTTCGGCCGTACCTCGTCGACCACCCGGGGCCAGGCCACCCCGCGAAACCTGTTCGGGTTCAAGGACGGAACCAACAACCTCAAGTCCGATCAGACCGACCTGCTCGACAAGAACGTCTGGGTGGCCGAGGGCGACGGACCTGCCTGGTTCACCGGCGGCACCTACCTGATCACCCGACGGATCCGGATGCGCATCGAGAACTGGGATCGCACGACGCTTCTGGAGCAGGAGCGGGTGATCGGCCGGCAGAAGGGCAGCGGCGCCCCCAATGGACTGCAGCAGGAGTTCGACGAACTCGATTTCGAGATCACCGACGGCAGGGGCGATCCGAAGATCGACAAGGACGCGCATGTGCGTCTGGCCTCGGCCGAGCACTTGGGCGGTATCGAAATCCTGCGTCGCGGTTACAACTTCACGGATGGCTCGGATGGATTCGGGCACCTGGACGCGGGGTTGTTCTTCATCGCGTTCGTGCGCAGCCCCGAGAAGCAGTTCATCCCGATGCAGCGCGAGCTGGCCCGCAAGGATGCGCTCAACGAGTACATCACCCACACCGGTACCGCCATCTTCGCCTGCCCGCCCGGGCTGAGCGAGGGTGACAATTCCGGGTACTGGGGTTCGACGCTGTTCGTGTGA